The Tessaracoccus aquimaris sequence AAGCGCAAGCGGATGGAGGTCCTCCGGCTGGAGGTGCCATTCAGCTCCGAGTCTCCGCACCTGACCTCGGAGGCGGTGGGGCTGCCGCGCGTCATGCACCGCCCTGCGGCCAGCCTCGAGATGGACGCCACCGTCCTGGACTGCGCCGACGGCAGGCTGCTGCGCGACGGCGTCATCGTCGCGCACCGCATCATCGGCGGCTTGGGGGAGTGGTACCTCGCGGCCCCGCGCTGGTCGCCGATCCTTCCCGACGAGCGCATCGAGCCGCTCGGGCACAGCGGCGACCTGCCCGATGAGTTCGCGAGCTACATCCGCCCGTTCGCGCGACACGGCGTGCTCGGCACCATCGCGGGCCTTCACTCCGAGCGCGACGAATGGGCCCTGCGCGACGACGACGGCGAGATCGCGGCCTACGTCAAGGACGAGAAGGTCACCATCCGACGCAGCGGCATCACGACCGCGCGCTACCGCGAGATCACCGTCACCCCGACCCGCGCGCTGACGGGGCAGCAGCGCGAGTTCCTGCTCAGCGCGGCGCTTGCCGTCAACGCGATCGTGGTCGACAGCTTCCCGACGCTGCAGCAGAGGCTCGGGGCGCCCGCGACCGGCCTGACGAACTACCCGTTGCCGCAGGCCCTTCGACGTGACTTCACGCTGGAGGAGTTCGCCACCGAGGTGTTCGCGGGGCACCTGCAGTCGATCCTGCTCGCCGATCTCGCCAGGCGCGCCGAGGACCGCGACGACCTGGCCGACCTCAACGCGGCGCTGTGGGCCTTCGGGCGCGACCTGCGCGGCCTCGCGCCCGTCCTGGAGCCCGCCTGGCGCGAGTCTCTCGAGCAGCGGCTCAGCGGCCTGCCCTTCGAGTCCGCCGCCGACCTCGAGCCCGCCGTCCTCGACGTGCTCGACGCGCTCGTCGGGTCCGTCCTCGCGCCGCGCCTGGGTGACCTGTCGCAGCGACCGGCGGCGGAGGTGCTCTTCGAACGCGCCGAACAGGCCACCTACATCCTCGCCGACCGCTGCCGGGCCCTCGGCGTCACCTCGCCCGACGACAAGTGGCAGGCGGCGCTGCGGGCCGCCGAGCAGCTCGACGTGGCGGCCGGGGTCGCCGCCCCGCTGTTCCCCAAGGCGATGGGCAGGCTCCTCAACCAACTTGAAGACCTGCTCGACGATCTGCGAGGCTCTGCGGTCGGGTCGCTTGCCGGTGACCCGGAACTCGACGGGCTGTCCGCCGAGCAGGCCTACCAGTTGGGGCTCGACGCGGAACGCCGCCGCTCTGGCGTGCGGGAACGCCGCGCCCAGTTCATCCGACGGTGGCCCGACCGGGTGGTCGCGGCGCGCAAGGTGCTCGCCAAGGCGGAGAAGAAGCGGAAGTGAGTCGATGAGCGGACTGTTCGTGGTGTTCGAGGGGGCGACTCGGTCGGCAAGAGCACCCAGGTCGACCTGCTCGACCGGTGGCTGACCACGGAGGCCATCCCCCATCGCACCACCCGGCAGCCCGGCGGCACCGAGGTCGGCGCCGAACTGCGCCGCCTCGTCCTGGACCCCGTCTTCGGGGACGTGTCGCCCAGGGCCGAGGCCCTGATGTACGCCGCAGACAAGGCCCAGCACGTCCACGAGGTGATCGCCCCCGCACTGCAGCGCGGGGAGGTGGTCGTCAGCGACCGCTACGTGCTGTCGATGATCGCCTACCAGGGCGCGGGCCGGGAACTCGAGATGGACGACATCGCCCACATCGGCTGGTGGGCCGTAGGAGGGCTCCGGCCCGACCTGACGGTGCTGCTCGACGCCGACCCCGACGAGGCGGTCGCCCGGATCGCGGACAAGGACCGCCTCGAACAGGCGGGCCTCGACCTGCACCACCGCGCGCGGGCCTTCTTCCTCGACCAGGTCGCGGCCGACCCGGGCCATTTCCTGGTCTTGAACGCGCGCGACACCCGCGAGGCGATCGCCGCCGCCATCCGGGAACGGGTCTCGGCGCTGCTCGCAGACCTGGCCTGAACACCGCAGACCCCCTGCCTATTCCGGCGTTCCTCGCTCAGCGAAATGCCGTCCAGGAACGCACTTCGGCGGTTCCCAAGCGCCGCCGCGCGTGTTTGACTTCCCGGCATGACCCCGCTGCGACAGCGCATCCTGACCGCCCGACGTGCGGTCGATTACATGCGCGTCTCCAGCGCCCTGTGTCGCGCCTGACGATCCCCCGACCGTCACTCGCACCCAGGAAGAAATCATGCTCAAACTCGTTCTGCTCGCCCTCGTCGGCCTCGCCGCCCAACTCGTCGACGGGTCGTTGGGGATGGCCTACGGCGTCACCTCCACCACCCTGCTGCTCGCCATCGGCACCAACCCGGCCACCGCGTCGGCGACCGTCCACCTCGCCGAGATCGGCACCACTCTCGCCTCGGGAGTCTCACACCACCGGTTCGGCAACGTCGACTGGAAGGTCGTCGCCCGGATCGGCATCCCCGGCGCGGTGGGGGCCTTCCTCGGCGCGACGGTGCTCTCCAAGCTGAGCACCGAGGCCGCCACCCCCGTGATGGCACTCATCCTCCTCGCTCTCGGCGCCTATGTCCTCGTCCGCTTCACGTTCTTCGGCATCTCCACCCGCAACCTCGGCAGGCGCCTGCAGACCAGGTTCCTCGCCCCGCTCGGCGTCTTCGCCGGATTCGTCGACGCGACGGGCGGCGGCGGTTGGGGGCCCGTCGGAACTCCCGCGCTGCTTGCGAGCGGACGGATGGAGCCACGCAAGGTGATCGGCACCATCGACGCGAGCGAGTTCCTCGTCGCGATCGCCGCGAGCCTCGGGTTCCTGATCGGGCTCGGCAGCGAGGGCATCGTCTGGAGCATGGCCCTCGCGCTCCTCGCGGGCGGACTCGTCGCCGCCCCCATCGCCGCCTGGCTGGTTCGTCACCTCCCGCCGAGGGTGCTGGGCTCGGCCGCGGGTGCTGCCATCGTCATCGTCAACGTGCGCTCTCTGCTGAAGGCCTTCGACGCCCCGCAGTGGCTGCACGCCCCCGCCTTCGTGGCGGCCTTCGCCGTCGGGGCCGCCGCCGTCGGTTGGGCCGTGCGGGCGCACCTGCGAGCCAAGGCTGAGGCCAGGGCCGCGGCCGCCAGCGAGGATGATGCCGTCGTCGCGTGATGGCAGGATGGTGCCCTGACGAAGGGTGGCCCCATGGGTGACGTGTACTCCGAACTGATCGGGCAGGAGCGGGCCGTCGAGACGCTGCGCCGCGCCGTCGACGGTCGACGCCACGCCATGACCCACGCCTGGCTGTTCGTCGGGCCGCCCGGGTCTGGCCGATCCAACGCCGCCAAGGCGTTCGCGGCGGCCCTGCAGTGCCCCAGGGGTGGCTGCGGCGAGTGCAACGAGTGCCGCACCACCTTGTCGGGGGCCCACCCGGACGTCACGCTGCTTCGAACCGAGCAACTCTCGATCGGCGTCGATGAGGTCCGCGCGCTGGTCGGCAGGGCAAACGTGTCCCCCGTGAAGGGGCGTTACCAGATCGTCGTGGTCGAGGACGCCGACCGGATCACCGAGCGCGGGGCAGACGCCCTGCTCAAGGGCCTCGAGGAGCCTGCGCCGCGCACCGTGTGGCTGCTGTGCGCGCCGAGCCCCGACGACGTCATCATCACCGTCCGCTCCCGGAGTCGGGTGATCAGGCTGGTCACCCCGAGCGACCAGGCCGTCGCGGCGCTCCTGGAACAGCGCGACGGGGTCGCCCCGGCGCTTGCCGCGCACTCGGCGCGGGCCGCTCAGGGGCATGTGGGCCGCGCCCGGATGTTGGCCCGCAACGAGGAGGCCCGGATCAGGCGCCGGGAGATCCTCTCGCTGCCCGGCCGGCTGACGTCGGTGACGGCGTGCCTCGACGCGGCGCACAACCTGGTGGAGTCGTCCGCGCAGGAGGCCGCCCAGGCGACCGCCGAACTCGACGCGAAGGAGATGGCGACGCTCCAGGAGATGTTGGGGCTCGGCGGTCGCGGCGCGAAGCCGCGCAACGCGCAGGCCGCCATCCGGGACCTCGAGGACCAGCAGAAGGCGCGCGCCAAGCGACTGCAACGCGACGCGCTCGACCGGGTGCTGACCGAACTCACGGGCTACTTCCGCGACGTGCTGGCGGCCCAGACCGCCCCCGGCGTCGCGCTGGTCAACTCCGACCTGGCCGACGAGATCGAGCCCATCGCGCGCCGGTCGACACCCGAGCAGACCGTGCATGCCCTCGACGCGATCCTGCAGGCCCGCACCGCCCTCGAGGGCAACGTCGCGCCGCTGCTCGCGTTCGAGGCGCTGCTGATTTCGCTGTCTCTGGCCGGTCGCACCTGAGCAGAGCGGGCGTGTCCCCCCGAGAGTCGGTGCCATGCGGTGCCAAGATTGGGTGCAAGACTGCCCAGGGATAGGGGATCGAGACATGCCGAACAACGAGTGGGTGCAAGAAGGCACCCCCCGCGAGGCCGACGACTGGTCCGAGGCTCAGGACGACTACGGCGTTCCCGTCGAGCCGGCCGAGTGGGACGACTACTCGGCCGAGCAGCGCGTTCCCGTGCCGACGCCCCCCGCCCCGGCCGACCAGGACCCGATCGCCGAGCCGTCCGTCGCGTCAGAGGCGGAGCCGGAGCCGTTCGCCGAGCCTGTCGAGGCGTCCGAGCCTCCAGTCGACCCGGGGGCGGTCGCCGACCCCGAGCCGTACGCGGAGCCCGAGCCGTTCGCCGAGCCTGTCGAGGCGTCCGAGACCGAGGCCGATCCGTTCGCCGAGCCGGAGCCGTTCGCCGAGCCTGTCGAGGCGTCCGCGCCCCCAGCCGACCCGGGGCGGTCGCCGACCCCGAGCCGTACGCCGAGCCCGAGCCGTTCGCCGAGCCCGAGCCGTTCGCCGAGCCTGTCGAGGCGTCCGAGCCCCCCGCCGACGCGGCGGCGGTTGCCGACCCCGAGCCGTTTGCGGAGCCCGAGCCGTTCGCCGAGCCTGTCGAGGCGTCCGGGACCGTCGCAGGGGTCCCCACAGCCCACGCCTCCGAGCCCGTGTCGGAGCCGTTCGCCGAGCCTGTCGAGGCGTCCGGGACCGTCGCAGGGGTCCCCACAGCCCACGCCTCCGAGCCCGTGTCGGAGCCGTTCGCCGAGCCTGTCGAGGCGTCCGAGCCCTCCGCCGACGCGACGGCGGTCGCCGACCCCGAGCCGTTCGCCGACCCCGAGCCGTTCGCCGAGCCCGAGCCGGTCGCCGAGCCCGCCGAGGAGAGCGTCGTCGCCGCGGCAACCGACGAGACCGTCGACGAGGCCCCCGCTGCGGCCAGCGCTACCGAGACCGCCGTGACCGAGCCAACCGAGGAAGAGGACATGACCGAGACAAGGCAGCGACCACTCACCGTCGATGCGGAGACCTTCGGCCGTCCCGCGGACGACACCCCCGTCACCGAGGCAGAGTCGACCGAGACGCTGGTGGTCGCCCCCGTCGCGGCGGCCGCCGCCGCAGGCGCGACCCCCATGGCAGGCCTGTACCGCGACGACGACCACACCCAGGTCATCGACACCTCCGCTGGTCTCGAGGCGGAGGCCGCAGAGGAGGAGCGCCGTGCGGAGCAGTTGCGCCTCGAGAAGGAGGCCCGCGACCAGCGCCTCGGCCTGGTGGCCACCTCCGAGGCCAACGCACAGCGCGACCTCAACTCCGCCCGCCGTCCAGGCGTCAGCGGCTTCGGTAGCTTCGGCCTCCTCGTGCTGCGCCTGGTCACCGCCTTCGTGCTCGGCGTTGCCGCCTACCAGATCCTCGGCAACGTCTCGGCGACCGCGGACTACCTCGGCCAGACCGCGCTGCCTTACCCGCGCGAGATCGCCTGGGGCCTCGGCTTCACGCTCGCCGTGATGGCGGTGCTGCTGGTCCTCGGGCTCGGTGTCCGCATCGTCGGCCTGCTGCTTGCCGCGATCGCCGGCGCCTCGCTCGCGTTCCTGCGCTGGGGTCAGTTCTCCATCTTCTCCGCCAACATGGAGGGCTTCCACGGCGACAAGGACCTGATCCTCGCCGCAATCGGCATCCTGTTGTTCGCCATCGGTGGCGGAAAGGTCGGCATCGACGGCGCCATCTCGAAGGCCCGCTGGAACTCGAAGCTCGCGAAGCGCTCCTGATCACCCGACGAGCGACCCCCGGCCATGCCGGGGGTCGTTTGCTTTGCCGCGCCAGTTAGGCTCTACCCATGTCACGGGTGATGGCCGTCTCGTTCGAGAAGTACGGCCAACTGCACTATCTGGACCCAGGAGAGCGCGACTACAGCGTCGGCGACTGGGTCATGTATCCCACTGCCGACGGGCCGGAACTGGCGCAGTGCGTCTGGGCACCCGAACACACAGACACGACCTTCGGGGAGTTGCCCCGCTGCGCGGGCCCCGCCTCGGACGCCGACCACGACCGCGACGCGCGCAACCGTGAGATCCGCAGCGACGCGGCGCGCACCGCCCGGGACTTGATCGCCCAACACGGGCTCCCCATGAAGGTCGTCGGCATCGACTTCCTCGATCGGTCCGACAAGTATGACCGGCTCGTGGCGGTCTATTACACGGCCCCGCACCGCGTCGACTTTCGTCAGTTGCTCGGCGACCTGGCCCGCGCGCTGCAGTCCCGGATCGACCTGCGTCAGGTCGGCGCGAGGGACGCCGCGCGGCTGATCGGCGGCATCGGCTCCTGCGGCCGCGAGTTCTGTTGCACGACCTTCCTCACCGACTTCGAGCCCGTGTCGATGCGGCTTGCGAAGGTGCAGTCGCTTCCGTCGAACCCGCTGCAGATCGCCGGCGCCTGCGGCAAGCTGATGTGCTGCCTCAAATACGAGCATCCGCTGTACGAGGACTTCCACCGGAGGGCCCCGTCCGTAGGGGAGCAGGTCGCCCTCGACGACGGCGCCACGGGCAGGGTGATCGGGCATTGCGTCCCGGCGGGCGAGGTCCGGATCCGGACGAGCGCCGGAGAAATCGTGCGTTGCCCACTCGAGTCGGTATGTTCGAGGCGCACGGCACGACTATCGCTTGGAGACGCATGAAGAGGTCCATTCAGGTCACCCAGATCATCCTCGCGACCCTCGCGATCGCGCTCGTCGTCAGCCTTTTTCTGGGAAATCTGATCCAGGGCCAGAGTCGTGACGTTCCTGCGTCACCCTCGACGGTGGGGCCCGTGACGCCCAAGCCGGTGCCCGCGGGCGCCAGGATGCCAGGCGTGCCGGAGAAGAAGGTCTCCGAGTACGAGACCTTCCCCGCCAAGAAGAACGAGAACCGCGACCGACTGCTCGACTACGCGGCCCAGGGCACCCCCCGCGTCGAGTTCGAGAAGTCGCTCGGCGACTACAACGCCTACGCGACGCAGGTCGTCAACTGGGAACTGTGCGCCGACTCCGACACGTCTCAGTGCGCCAAGATCAAGGCCCCACTCGACTGGGACAAGCCCGAGGGTGACGCCATCGAGGTCGCCGTGCGTCGGGTTCCCAACGGTGACTCCTCACGCGGGCCCCTGTTCCTCAACCCCGGGGCCCCGGCTTCGGCGGCCAGGGCTTCGCGGAGGGCACGGCGCAGCGCTGGCAGAACTTCGACGTGGTGGGCTGGGACCCGCGCGGCACCGGGGACTCCACCCACGTCGTGTGCGGGGGCCTGAAGCAGACCGATGCCGTCATGGATCTCGATGGCAGCCCAGACGACGACGCCGAGAACAAGGCACTCGAGGAGGGCGGCGCGGCCTTCGCGAAGCAGTGCCGCGATGGGTCCGGCGCGTTGCTCGACCACATCACCACCATTGACGTGGTGCGCGACCTCGACCTGCTGCGTCACCTGCTCGGCGCGGAGAAGCTCAACTACGTGGGCGTCTCCTACGGCACCTACGTCGGTGCGACCTATGCGCAACTGTTCACCGGCTCCGTCGGCAGGCTGATCCTGGACGCCGCCGTCGACATCACAGGCAAGGACGAGGTGCCGCAGGTGGCGGGCTTCGAACTGGCGCTGAACAACTTCACCAAGTGGTGCGCCGAGTCCGACCTGTGCGACCTCGGCGACTCACAGGAGCAGATCGACAAGGACATCCAGACGCTGCTCAGTGGGCTCGACGCCAACCCCATCAAGGTCGGAGGCCGCACGCTCACCCAGACGCTTGCCGCCAGTGGCATCGCCTACTTCCTCTATGTGGACGAGACGGGCTACCGGACGCTCGCCGAGGTCATCGGGGCCGCCATGGCGGGCAACGGCGGGCCGCTGCTGCTGGCGGCGGACGAGATGAACGGCCGCTACGACAACGGCTACGAGACCATCGCCTACGCCTTCCCCGCGATGGCCTGTGCCGACGCCGTCGACGAGGGGGCCGGCCCGGTGCTGCAGGAATGGCGCGACACCTTCAAGGACGCCCCGGTCCTTGCCCCCAACATGGGCACCAGCTACACCTGCCAGTTCTGGACCGCAAAGTCCGCGCCCCAACTCAAACTCACCGCGGCGGGCGCCCCGCCGATCCTGGTGGTCGGCACGACGGGGGACTCCGCCACCCCCTATCAGCAGGCCGTGTCGATGTCGAAGCAGCTCGACTCGGGGACGCTACTCACCCTCGACGGTGCCGGACACGGCGCCGTCACCGGCCCCAACGAGTGCATCGCCAAGGCCGTGGACAACTACCTCAACGAGGGCAAGACGCCCAAGGAGGGCACAACCTGTAAGTAGCCGGTTCGTCAAACCGGTGGACGGTTCGGTATAGTTCCGTCCTGCTGCCGCCCTAGCTCAGTCGGTAGAGCGACGCTCTCGTAAAGCGTAGGTCACGGGTTCGATTCCCGTGGGCGGCTCGGACAGCGGGACGAATCCTCCAGACGATTCGTCCCGTTTCTCTTGGCTTGTGGAACGCTCGTTAAGCCGGACCCTCAGGGGATTGGCCGGGTGCTCCTTGTAGGCTTGGCAGCACTTCCACGGGGAATTATCCGTGGTCGGTGTGCAGAAGGAGGGACTCGTGTTGGACTGCGCCATCATCGGGGCCGGCTTGGCTGGACTCGTGGCCGCTCAGTACCTCGTGGA is a genomic window containing:
- a CDS encoding DoxX family protein; protein product: MSEPFAEPVEASGTVAGVPTAHASEPVSEPFAEPVEASEPSADATAVADPEPFADPEPFAEPEPVAEPAEESVVAAATDETVDEAPAAASATETAVTEPTEEEDMTETRQRPLTVDAETFGRPADDTPVTEAESTETLVVAPVAAAAAAGATPMAGLYRDDDHTQVIDTSAGLEAEAAEEERRAEQLRLEKEARDQRLGLVATSEANAQRDLNSARRPGVSGFGSFGLLVLRLVTAFVLGVAAYQILGNVSATADYLGQTALPYPREIAWGLGFTLAVMAVLLVLGLGVRIVGLLLAAIAGASLAFLRWGQFSIFSANMEGFHGDKDLILAAIGILLFAIGGGKVGIDGAISKARWNSKLAKRS
- a CDS encoding PSP1 domain-containing protein, with the translated sequence MYPTADGPELAQCVWAPEHTDTTFGELPRCAGPASDADHDRDARNREIRSDAARTARDLIAQHGLPMKVVGIDFLDRSDKYDRLVAVYYTAPHRVDFRQLLGDLARALQSRIDLRQVGARDAARLIGGIGSCGREFCCTTFLTDFEPVSMRLAKVQSLPSNPLQIAGACGKLMCCLKYEHPLYEDFHRRAPSVGEQVALDDGATGRVIGHCVPAGEVRIRTSAGEIVRCPLESVCSRRTARLSLGDA
- a CDS encoding sulfite exporter TauE/SafE family protein; amino-acid sequence: MLKLVLLALVGLAAQLVDGSLGMAYGVTSTTLLLAIGTNPATASATVHLAEIGTTLASGVSHHRFGNVDWKVVARIGIPGAVGAFLGATVLSKLSTEAATPVMALILLALGAYVLVRFTFFGISTRNLGRRLQTRFLAPLGVFAGFVDATGGGGWGPVGTPALLASGRMEPRKVIGTIDASEFLVAIAASLGFLIGLGSEGIVWSMALALLAGGLVAAPIAAWLVRHLPPRVLGSAAGAAIVIVNVRSLLKAFDAPQWLHAPAFVAAFAVGAAAVGWAVRAHLRAKAEARAAAASEDDAVVA
- a CDS encoding DNA polymerase III subunit delta' — translated: MGDVYSELIGQERAVETLRRAVDGRRHAMTHAWLFVGPPGSGRSNAAKAFAAALQCPRGGCGECNECRTTLSGAHPDVTLLRTEQLSIGVDEVRALVGRANVSPVKGRYQIVVVEDADRITERGADALLKGLEEPAPRTVWLLCAPSPDDVIITVRSRSRVIRLVTPSDQAVAALLEQRDGVAPALAAHSARAAQGHVGRARMLARNEEARIRRREILSLPGRLTSVTACLDAAHNLVESSAQEAAQATAELDAKEMATLQEMLGLGGRGAKPRNAQAAIRDLEDQQKARAKRLQRDALDRVLTELTGYFRDVLAAQTAPGVALVNSDLADEIEPIARRSTPEQTVHALDAILQARTALEGNVAPLLAFEALLISLSLAGRT
- a CDS encoding alpha/beta hydrolase, whose amino-acid sequence is MVGWDPRGTGDSTHVVCGGLKQTDAVMDLDGSPDDDAENKALEEGGAAFAKQCRDGSGALLDHITTIDVVRDLDLLRHLLGAEKLNYVGVSYGTYVGATYAQLFTGSVGRLILDAAVDITGKDEVPQVAGFELALNNFTKWCAESDLCDLGDSQEQIDKDIQTLLSGLDANPIKVGGRTLTQTLAASGIAYFLYVDETGYRTLAEVIGAAMAGNGGPLLLAADEMNGRYDNGYETIAYAFPAMACADAVDEGAGPVLQEWRDTFKDAPVLAPNMGTSYTCQFWTAKSAPQLKLTAAGAPPILVVGTTGDSATPYQQAVSMSKQLDSGTLLTLDGAGHGAVTGPNECIAKAVDNYLNEGKTPKEGTTCK